The genomic interval agtcaaagttatgaataaaacaatctgATAAAAGGTTTAATCCTTGACCACAACTGTACAGGAGCTTTCTAAAACTACtgtaataaatcaataaatgaaataatcagGATTTTATAAACACGAGATGGAAAAGCAGGAAttagtttgtttacattttactgcTAAATTAATTTATCTGCTGTTGCTTGTTTTGCAATAATAGCTCTTTTTCACCTTCAGTTTTGTTAAGACTAATAAAGTTTTTGGTCGACTTCAGATGTAACTTCAGTTTGAGGAGTTTTAagggacaattttttttctttttctaaaatacATCAGGCTGAAAGAGCAGAAAAATTCCACAGCAAcagatcatttatttaataaattcacagagaaaaaatttaacGAACAATTTACAAAGTTAAAGTgactgtatgtgtatatataataaaaatagcAACATAATCTGTAACAGTAAAACAAAGCTACACATTAATACATCTGattaataatctaataatgtattatatacatataaatgtacttttttgCATTAACTTTTGATGCTTTAAGGGTTTTATTAAAATCTGATTTGCAAACTTtgtacaaaacattttaaatccattgtacagttttgacatttttgtacattgtgctgttgttttatCCAGTGAATCATATTCATCATAACTTCCTGAGCCTGAAGCTGCCTGGTGTTTACATTGTGGGGGGGTCATAGTTCACTCGGCATCACCGTGGTGACGATGTACTGTTGCATCATACTACAATTTATTTATGTACTATAATAGTGATAATGTGTTTCCTGCAACCAGGGGTTGGGTCGGATCACTGTGGAATGTAGTCAGTTACTAAATACAATTTACACGGACATTTTTGCTATCAGTAAcataatccattggattacTAAAAGAATGTCATCTAATCTTAATACTTTTGGAtttactttatatatttataccccccaaaaatggaTGCCACCAAAAATTTCGAGTTAATCCACAAATTGAtctttaaaactgtttaaacaTCAGAAACATTGTTGacgcaaataaaatgcattgaGCATCTTCAGcgtttacaaaacaaacaaacaaacaaaatctataaataataagaaaaatttAATAAAGCTGTCAACCTGAGAGGAGTAATGAACACAGTCATATACTGTTGAGTAATGTTATATAgtaatattctttttaaaagtcCATATTTTAAAGACTTCATCATTGCGTTAATCCTTGAGActttgataatgtttttttatttcatgttattattttgttatactTTGTACATACTATTGCTTTTTTGTAAATTCCTTTctttattcttctgtccactttgctgctgtaatgcccaaatttccctATGAATGATGAAGAAATGTATATCTTATCTAACTATAATCTAATcacaccttttttccccccaaatgtAATCTGATTTGATTAtagttacatatttttttgtaatatgattacgtaatccagattacatgttaTCCGTTACTACCCATCCCCGCCTGCAACCGCACACGTGTTGATTGCACTACTGCACtctttccactgttaatatttcataacaattctttaaatgtattattcttattctctatattttttttccaattcgtatattttacatttatttgtgtagatattgtatatattttttatgtgtgctgtgtgaaacgtgccGCTGTTACACCGGAATATCCCAgattgggataaataaagtaactatctatcaatctatatatttatatccatgtatctatctatctatctctctatatctatatccatctatccatccatctatctatatctatcaatctatatctatatctatatatatatatatctatatatatccatctatctatatctctatatatatatctttatccatctatatatatctatcaatctatatctatatctctatatctatatatctatatctatatccatctatccatccatctatctatatcttTACAATATCTATATCCatctttatctatatctatatccatccatccatctatctatctatatctttaCAATATCTATATCCATCTTTATCtatatcatctatccatccatctatctatatctatcaatctatatctatatatatatatctatatcttcatctatccatccatctatctacatCTATATCTTTACAATGTCTATATCCATCTCTATCTCTATCCatctaagggggggggggttgggccCCTCGGTGCTGTTGGTGGCCCGTCCATCATGTCCCCGCCCCTCCAGTGTTCGTCTCCCGGGAGGGCGGCTCTTTAAATTGCCCCCACAGCCTCCTCCTGGCTCTCTGGCGCCTTTTCCCTCATCTGCCGGAGACAGGACGCACGTGCTCACAACAGGACGTCGTTGGACACAACTTCTCAACCTGCtggtaaaaagagaaaaaacaccggggggaaaaaagagagacagaaagaaaataatgtcaatATTCAGATGAGTGTTGTCCCTCGCTGAAGCCCGGCGGTGGTCGCTGCGGGAGCGGGGGCTGCTGAAGGGGGCGGGCTGCTGCGCGCCGCAGCCTATAGACCGAGCGACGCGCCGGACGGAAACACTCGGGCCGGGAAGCATCCGCGGGCTCCTGCGACGGTGAGTGCGCGGACACGGCGACGGTCGAGCGGCTGGAGCTGCTCACGCACGTCGATGCCTTGTGCGTGGAagagaggaggcgagaggaggaggaggaggaggaccgcgGGACGGTGGAGCCGTCTTTTGTTGCACTGGCCcgggctcctctcctcctcctccggcgcGGATGAACCCGACCACCTCGCCGGAGCTcgcgctttaaaaaaaacaaaaacccacaacaacCCCGGAACGGGTTCATGCAGCCGCCGAGCGACACAACGAGCCATTGTGCAcgcgtcggtgtgtgtgtgtcggtgtcggtgtgtgcacgcgtcggtgtgtgtgtgtgtgtgtcggtggcCCCGGCGTGCAGACGCGCAGGGGGGAGAGTTCGGTGCGCAGGcccgaggagaggagacgagaggagggggagagaggaggaggagaggggcctGTGAACATGGCCGGTGCGCAGGGAGCGTCGGGTTCAGTCGCCTGCTGCAGATCCGCGCGGCCTCGTCGCCTCCAGAGTCTCAGCAGGAGCCGCGGAGCCGCAAATAGATCTGCGACTAAGCGCGGATTAATCGAGTTTAAGGACGCGCAACCGGTGCAGCGCGGTTAGCACCCGGCCGTCCTCGGTCTGTCGGCTGCGGTCGTCGGGTTtaatagaccccccccccccccccccccccgtgtgtgtgcgcgtgcgtgctctctgtgtgtgtgtgtgtctgtctccctctctctctgtgtgtgtgtgtgtgtgtgtgtgtgtgtgtgtgtgtgtgtgtctccctctctctctgtgtgtgtgtgtgtgtgtgtgtgtgtgtctccctctctctctctgtgtgtgcgtgtgcgtgtgtgtgcgtgtgtgtgtgtgtgtgtgtgtgtgtgtgtgtgtgcgtgactgaGAGCCGCCTGAACcggtgtgatatatatatatatatatatatatatattgatatttattttcctctccagGTTCTGAAAGCGACGCACCATGAGCGACAAGGGGACCGTGTCACCTaaagaggaggcggcggagaaGAGGGGGCGTGGGAGACCCCGCAAGCAGCCGCAGGTGAAGACCTCTGACGTAAGTAGAGcaccgacgtgtgtgtgtgtgtgtgtgtgtgtgtgtgtgtgtgtgtgtgtgtgtgtgtgtgtgtgtgtgtgtgtgtgtgtgtgtgtgtgtgtgtgtgtgtgtgtgtgtgtgtgtgtgtgtgtgtgtgtgtgtgtgtgtccacactcAACATGGCTGCAGCGAGGCCCACGTGATCATTGTGTCCCCTCAGTCAGTGTGAACGTCTCCCAACCAACTTCCTGTGCAACCTGTAACACAACACCTGGTTTCCCACCCGCCCGCCCCCCTGTCGTGTGATGGGCGAGGCGGAGCGGCCCGTCTGGCCCGTGTGGCCCGTCACTCAGCGCCGCGTGCTCCCGGATTGAGTTGCTCGGTTGCCACGAGCTGCGAGTTGTAAACAAACGGGCCGATGCAACAAGAGACGAGTTCCGCTACGAGTTATTAACCCTCGCTCTTTTTAACGTTTACTGTAATAAATCCGAGAATCTGAACTCTTACATGAGATGTTTATATTCGTCTTCCTGTCGAAGTGTATCCGCGACGTATTTTAGTTTCAGTGTAAATGCTgttaagtagttttttttatttgtggtgtGCTAACTTTTTCATGCTGCCGCTCTCTGATCGCCAGGAGCCGAGCGGGTCCCCGACTCCGAAGAGGGCCAGAGGTCGACCGAAGGGAAGCAAGAACAAGGCGTCTGGAAAGGGCAAAGTAAGTCCACGCGCATCCTGAACCAGGCGACAGGCGCTCGTCGTcccgtcttctccttctctaaCCCCCAACCCTTCTTCGtcccagaaaagaaagaagggatgTCCTGCTCTTACTGGTGAAATGTTGCCAgccttctgccccccccccccccccccccccccccccccctcctattGTAAAGACCTCGGTTTACTTCCttacttcttctttcttcttcggGTGATGCTCTGCTCGGTCTGTACTTCCTGTCCTCCAGCTTCCTGCAGCTTGTCATGCACAGTGCGGCGCAGGTGCAGAGGCCGCAAAGACTGTTTCCAAGCTGACACTaagcaccccccccctcctcctcctccgcccccacCCTGCACACAGTCCTAGTTCTTCTCTGCCTGTCGTCTCCATAGCAACaactggtcccccccccccccccttgtgcgCTCTTGTCTTCGCTGCTGCTGCGTATGGGGAAAGGCAGGGAGGCAGCGAGGGAGGGTGGGAAACGCGTGTGTGTGATACGGGTTTAGCAGCGAAGGCCGAGCTGCAGAGGGTTTGTGTCTCCGCTCGGTTCCACCAGCTGTCTCTGAGCCTCGGACCAGGTGGCCGGCGAACTGGAGTGCCCCGTGTGTGCAGTTCCTGTCGGCCTTCCAGATAATGGCCAATGAACCCGGTGCCCCCTCTTCAAATCTGGTGTCGCCTGCAAAGaggcgctgctgctgccccctgcaggcggCCAGAGGGACAAGGACGGAGCGGAAGTCCGGATGGTTTACACGCCGCActgagaagaaaggaagaaaagagctCAATGTGAAATGCATCGTGGGACAGAATCATTACTCGACATATCCATCATTAACCTGCTCTCCTCCACAGAAGGCGGCGGCCGCCCCGTCCGCAGGGGCGAAGCGCAGGGGACGACCCAAGAAGGAGGTAAGAGACAAACATCCGCGCCTCCAGTGTGTTAAACTAATCTCCTCCCATATTGAATTATGATTGGTATGGCTGTCTGCGGGGCCAAATTGCATTTTCCCTAATTCCCGCCCGCCTCCTTCCTCCCAGAcgagtcattttcattttcattttcttttttactcagCGAGGTTATTTTAGCTCCCGCTCAGTCAGAACAGACGTTTTGTTCTCTACCTGCGTGAACACAAGTTATGTAATTTGGGCCCGAGCTCCACCGACAGAGTCAGAGCGAGGAACTactgtaattgagtgaattattaattattactaTTCAGCAAATTTGCACAGGCAATCAAGGTAAACTTGTGAAATATCCATTATGTTCGGGGTCTCAAGCCTCAATAGAGCCCCTCACCACGCCccccttgctttacatttgatgtagaCTCGTGTGTCACATGAAGACCTACAACAAAATTCACCTCGCCATTGACCTCGGACCAACAGTGtgcaaatgtgcacatttcCACACGTCCTCTTTAACGAACTCCTCCGAGAGACTTCACACCAGCAACTTTAAATCCGGTGTGTCATCTCAACACCTATGGGATCAAACAACACTCAAAgctcattattatcattattattattattattattattattttgtagctGTAAAGTACGTTTACAGCTGCTTGTTTGGAATCCAAACCTGTCGTAACAGTTCTGTCACGTTCACGAGTGTCGGAGGGGGATGAGTCACCGACGGGAATGACCCGGAGTTACCCCTCGTAGCTCCCCGCCCCTCTCGTTTTTATGAATGAACGAACGTCGTTGGCAGCGGTCGAGTGTCGGGGAGGAAAaagcaacagaagaagaaggagaaaaaaaaaaaagaaccgcAGGAGGAGGATTCCTCGTCGTGACTCACCGTGAATCACTCCTCGCTGCAGATGGCTCACCCTCCCCTGGGTGCTCTTCATGCCACAGTAGTTTTTAAAAGATCTTGCTTGTTGAGACATGAATCACAGGCAGCTATTGTTGCTccgaacattaaaaaaaaaaaaaaagcccttgaAGCATTTTCCTTGTGCTTGACATTGAGTTgacatgagttttttttttttgtgtgacttgtgcaggagaaggaggagaaggcgTCCCAGGAATcatccgaggaggaggaggaggaggaagaggaccagTAATTCACCAACGCATGCTACCTCACTCAACATACTGACTTACTGTTAAAACCAGAACTGGGCTGTATCTCCGACACCAGTGCCACCAACATGACCACTGTTCACGACAgagcctcccccccccccgcccgcccgaCGGAGGGGAGCGAACACCGTACATTTAATCATGCAGCAGCACTGGATAGAACGACGGACCTTTGCTCCAGCATAGATCTAAGAATTACACGAAAGGTAAACAGCCCTTTTCTCTACGTGTCGTCGTATTATCACGAGTCTTTTATACTGGACAGCGGTTTGCTCTCTCCCGAGGAGCCTGGACGTTTCTGTTGGTAGGACACTTCTCTCTGCTCGGTGTTACTTAACTTTGTTGTTTCCCGCAATCTTGAGACGTTTTTTAGGGCAGATAGAAAAAGTTTCTCCGTGTTTTGTACTGGACAAAGGTGAATTTTacctatactttttttttgtggggggggggcgtgtgttCACGTGAAGAGGTTCACCATTGCATCATGTTTTTGTGGATGAGGGAGGAGTTGATCCGCGGCGGTTGAGGATGAGAGTAGGTCACTTCTTCCCGTCCCCGCGTCTAAATCTGCGCAACGGGATCTTTTTTTCACCTCGTCTTCACAGAGAGACGCAGAATCTCTCGTCTTCGCCGCCTCACTTCCTGTCGGGGACAGTTTAGATCCAGTGACGCTTCCCCCCGGCCCGGTTCCTCGGCGCGTACAAGCGGGGGAGAGACGTTACAAGTGTATCATTTGGGAATCGGACTAGTCTGATCAGacttactgttttgttttgttttatccctTCGGGTTACTTTaccatttaaagacaaaaaaaagaaaaaaaagaaacatgagtGTGCTGCTTTTCAATGTCATAATAAAActcaaatctgtttttgttggtatattgtgtgtttgtgaggatcGTCGGGGGTTTGGCAGAGTTCTTTTTCGGCCCAGAGCATCCGTGTCGTTTTCTTCAGGGAGCTTTTTACAAAATGCTGTTACGTTGGCgtcgtcttttcttcttcttcttttcttcgcGTCTTCACGTGGTCGTCGGTTTCCAGGCGCCCGCTCGCCTGTCGCTCGATCGCCCGGCCCACATGAACTGCGACGGGAGTTCCGGGAGTCGTCGGTGGCGCCGCTCGTCCGACCGGGGCCGTTACGTTTTCATTCCACCTGGCTCTCACCGCTTCGTTCAAAAGCTCGGTCCTTGTGTCGTTACCTAGAACAGTAGAATATACTTTttcttagtcttttttttttgtgtgtgtgttgtttgacgtcagctacagttaaaaaaacaaacatgtttgtgtatttctacGTGTCAGGGAACCTGCGGTCACagtcctcttaaaaaaaaaaaaagaaacctgggTTTTTCCACACACCTACGCTGCTACAACCTCAGTTACGAAACCCGGAAAACTGCAAACAGGCGACACGAGGCCTGGAATGTCATACCTCACTCTACAGCTTACTTTACCATATGATAGCatttaactgtttgttttttctaatgtAACCTCTGACATGAGATGGAAAGATGTCGTTATTACAAAGTTTTGTTTGGTTGCCTGACTGTAATAACTTGCATGTCGCGTCTCGGTCGGTGCAGAcaggttgtttttcctcttctttttttttaaaaatgtgtgaagCAAGTCAGGGAGACCTGTCAGCTTGACGACTGTGTTCGCTGACTGTGGTAGATTTAGCAGGTTGTGTTTTtatcctttaaaagaaaaagaaaaaattctttCCGGTGCACTGAAATGTTGgttctgattattttttcatgggacaaaatgtttgttgtttagcGATCGACTGGGCGCGactcttttctcccctctggAACGTTTCTGTCGGGACACGACCGACCGTCAACTTTCATATGGACTCACTCAAACATCCGTCACTCTGCATACAAACAATCTCTGCATCCGttcatttatatactgtaaaactCGACAGGATGGGATCATTCTTTTTAATGTACACCGTATATAAATGTACAATTGTCTATATTTCTATGGTGCCCTGCAACAATTTGTATCAGAAATGGTCAATAAAGAgaattttctttgtcattttgcctggtcacatttctgttcttttgCATCCACGTCTCGAGGAATCATGCAGGAGGTGATGGaccatattttatttacatcttCAGAATCGGCCTCGTCCAGTTTCCTTCACAGTAACATTTACATCACtagtttctttttaatttttaactttCCGGTCAGTGCGAACTGAAGTCAGAGGCTTGGTGAGCACGGATGTCGTGATCCAACCGAAAGGCGCCGtttcatattttgacattttatgtaGAAACAAATTCTGATTTGTGCATAAAATGATCcacgaaatgtaaaaaaaaaaaaaagactgaggaggatgaaggaaaacATCCACCTGTCGTAGAAGTTTCTCAGACTGACAGTATTAAGTCTAAGTTAAGTTCTGTTCTTCagttttcacattcacaaaatTCAAGGCATCGCGTAGAAAGGTAACGAAACGGTTTtgatgaggaaacagaaaagcaggagctttttttttcttcctgagagCTTGACACAGTCAGACTTGTGGCATTCGCCTGAGCAGATTCTCCCGCCGCTGCCTCGCAGACAGGACATATCCAGGGCAATAGTCACTGCTCGTtgtggggatgaggaggaggaggaagaggtggttGGGTGTTATTTACTTCCAGATCTGGAGTTTCATACCTTCGATAAGAGTCATCGGATTTAGGATCGTCtgagtgaattaaaaaaacattttctgactcaaaatgaaacagaaaatgctCCAAACTTAATATTTTAGCTATAAATCTAAAGCTTTGAAGTTAAAATctctttttgtgatttgtgactGATCGAACACttaaacagtgtttttctttagaGAAGCCATAATTGTTTTATACTGCGATTGGAAGCGACCGGTTCACCACGACCAGTCCAGGCATCTATCACAAGCCCTCTCTCAGCAGGAGGGAGGCAGGACtctattttggttttttttggaaactagTGCAGAACATTCATAAAATATAGTCAGAACCAAATGTTGGACCGCGGCCCGCAGGGACAGAACCGCCGCGTGTCACTCCCAAGTTGTACATGTAAACCATAGAGTTACACCCACAGGGGTCGCGTCCCCCCGAGAAGAACCACGGGGAAAACAAACGtctgaataaataattttcaaataaataaatctcaggTGCTGCGTCTGTCAGGCACAGGGTCGGCATCAGAACCTCACATACATCACtatgtacataaaaaaagaaaaataatgctgATTCAGTCAAAGTTCATAAACGCAGTgcgatgataaaaaaaaagcaaaacaaacgtAATCGTGACGCGACTGATTCTCTCCACACGCCACCGCCATCACGCATTCACGTCCTTGGCCAGGAGGGGGCGTCGCTGTTGATAACTCCTCGCCCAACCTCGTACAACCTGGAGATATGAAATCAGAGGACAGTTTCATTACGGGTCAGTGATATTCATAAATCTGACAATTAAAAGAATTTAAGAACAAGCGAATAACAAACTAAGGAAATCAATCCGCAGACGTCACTATGGAAACACTTCCTGCCGAAACAAAAGCGCCAATGAACAATAAAAATGCTTTCTGTGAATTCACCTCAAAACCagggacagaaaaacattttgcttataattaatttttaagcactaaaaaataaaataaaataaaacatgcagaagATAAAACT from Scophthalmus maximus strain ysfricsl-2021 chromosome 3, ASM2237912v1, whole genome shotgun sequence carries:
- the hmga1a gene encoding high mobility group AT-hook 1a codes for the protein MSDKGTVSPKEEAAEKRGRGRPRKQPQVKTSDEPSGSPTPKRARGRPKGSKNKASGKGKKAAAAPSAGAKRRGRPKKEEKEEKASQESSEEEEEEEEDQ